The following are encoded together in the Trachemys scripta elegans isolate TJP31775 chromosome 7, CAS_Tse_1.0, whole genome shotgun sequence genome:
- the LOC117880564 gene encoding pulmonary surfactant-associated protein A-like — MQNYVGLSNGVPASVDPELQESLQVLKHRITRLEGVLTLEGKITEVGEKILATNGKEVNFETTLKACEHAGGSIATPRNKEENNAILDIVKHFNRYAYLGIRESDVPGEFQYLDGKPLNYTNWYASEPNGKGGENCVEMFTDGSWNDRKCDQYHLTICEF; from the exons ATGCAGAACTACGTTGGCTTGAGCAATG GCGTGCCTGCTTCTGTTGATCCTGAATTGCAAGAAAGCCTCCAGGTTTTAAAACATCGAATTACCAGACTGGAAGGAG tccttactttggaaggaaaaataacagaagtgggggaaaaaattctcgCTACCAATGGGAAAGAAGTCAATTTTGAAACCACATTAAAAGCGTGCGAACATGCTGGTGGCTCCATCGCCACCCCCAGGAACAAGGAGGAGAACAATGCTATTTTGGATATTGTGAAACACTTTAACAGATATGCTTATCTGGGTATAAGGGAGAGTGATGTTCCAGGTGAATTCCAGTATCTGGATGGGAAACCTCTGAATTATACCAACTGGTACGCTTCTGAGCCAAATGGCAAAGGAGGGGAAAACTGTGTGGAGATGTTCACTGATGGCAGCTGGAATGACAGAAAATGCGACCAGTACCACCTCACTATTTGTGAATTTTAA